Sequence from the Zeugodacus cucurbitae isolate PBARC_wt_2022May chromosome 5, idZeuCucr1.2, whole genome shotgun sequence genome:
GCAAAAAACACAATTAACTTAACTCTATTTTCCATTACATGAAGACCTCAACCTCTCGCACAATCAAATGGCTAAATTGCCAGATGAGTTGGCAGATCTAAATGCGCTGGCGCACTTGAATATCTCACACAACTCCTTCATTGTTTTGCCACCAGTTGTGTTTAAAATGCCCAAATTACGTGAATTAGATGCCAGTCACAATGCCATCATCGGTAATTCCACTACATTATATTCAAACTAGTTAATCGCATTGTATAATgccttatttctattttattatcagAAATCGACACTGATGAGATGATCACAAGCGATAACTTAGAAATAGTTGACTTGAGACACAATCCCTTGGGACGAACTTGCCACcgcaaattgaaaaatgtcaaCACATCATTTCGCCTCGAAATATCGGAGATTAATGAGGATGATGATTGGTAGGGTTGTACGTTCTTCTGCGGAACCTGTAAATAACTGTGTAAAGAAATCATAATGGATCGTTCTGCAAAAGGTTTCCTTAGGATAGTTTCCTTAAACAAAAGATCTAATTTGATTAAGCTGTATATGATGAGCTATTTTAGTTACTAAGtaatattgatttatatgaCCATGGTTCAATCAGAACTGTAAGGTACTTATTTAGTCGTTAAGTGATTTAAAATGTTAGTTACTATATAAAGCATATCAagtttaactatatttataagAACTGCTGAATTATTCAGTAAACTTCTACGA
This genomic interval carries:
- the Lrrc20_1 gene encoding leucine-rich repeat-containing protein 20 isoform X2 — encoded protein: MAHAVVRVVERCENAQENDSLDLSECQLMQIPDAVYHLMRNTQLKTCDLSSNVIKKIPAKFALKFNLITDLNLSHNQMAKLPDELADLNALAHLNISHNSFIVLPPVVFKMPKLRELDASHNAIIEIDTDEMITSDNLEIVDLRHNPLGRTCHRKLKNVNTSFRLEISEINEDDDW